The following proteins are encoded in a genomic region of Arcobacter suis CECT 7833:
- the cbiD gene encoding cobalt-precorrin-5B (C(1))-methyltransferase CbiD: MNQEKKVLRKGLTTGVHACCAFSSVLEAFIVTKEFVFGKINKIDNDDLDVTKGCEIVVSISAKKEDLEFNELSLMPQRTQIGTNSLEIYAGIGVGVVTKKGLKIKPDFPAINPVPLENMQKIFEKKVKNLENINIFCTVSVTNGEEIAKQTANAKVGVIGGISILGTTGIVKPVSSTAYIDSVKTEIEFAKQNELEPLIFTLGNSAFRVFKEKYDEGQIVEVANFVYDSIEIANNLEVKKIIFVCGIGKMTKVYQGFKNTHNRFGVIDFERLKEDIKNELAYEVDIESTKTVKGISEELEKVGLINALYSMIERKANEQIKTWFPTSNVEALILEEKEVTGW, encoded by the coding sequence ATGAATCAAGAAAAAAAAGTATTAAGAAAAGGACTCACAACAGGAGTTCACGCATGTTGCGCATTTTCAAGTGTTCTTGAAGCATTTATTGTTACAAAAGAATTTGTTTTTGGAAAAATAAATAAAATTGACAATGATGACTTAGATGTTACAAAAGGCTGTGAAATTGTTGTGAGTATTAGTGCTAAAAAAGAAGATTTAGAATTTAATGAATTATCTTTAATGCCCCAAAGAACTCAAATTGGAACAAATTCTTTGGAAATTTATGCGGGAATTGGCGTAGGAGTTGTAACAAAAAAAGGTTTAAAAATAAAACCAGATTTTCCAGCAATAAATCCAGTTCCACTAGAAAATATGCAAAAAATATTTGAGAAAAAAGTAAAAAACCTTGAAAATATAAATATCTTTTGTACGGTTTCTGTAACAAATGGCGAAGAAATAGCCAAACAAACAGCAAATGCAAAAGTTGGTGTAATTGGCGGAATTTCAATATTAGGAACAACTGGAATTGTAAAACCAGTTTCAAGTACGGCATATATTGATTCAGTAAAAACTGAAATAGAATTTGCAAAACAAAACGAATTAGAACCTTTGATTTTTACTTTAGGAAACTCTGCTTTTAGAGTTTTTAAAGAAAAATATGATGAAGGACAAATTGTTGAAGTTGCAAATTTTGTTTATGATTCTATTGAAATAGCAAATAATTTGGAAGTAAAAAAGATTATTTTTGTATGTGGAATAGGAAAAATGACCAAAGTTTATCAAGGGTTTAAAAATACTCATAATAGATTTGGTGTTATTGATTTTGAAAGATTAAAAGAAGATATAAAAAATGAATTAGCTTATGAAGTAGATATTGAATCTACAAAAACTGTAAAAGGCATTTCAGAAGAACTAGAAAAAGTGGGACTCATAAATGCTTTATATTCAATGATTGAAAGAAAAGCAAATGAACAAATAAAAACTTGGTTTCCAACTTCAAATGTGGAAGCTTTAATATTAGAAGAAAAGGAGGTAACAGGATGGTAA
- the cbiT gene encoding precorrin-6Y C5,15-methyltransferase (decarboxylating) subunit CbiT: MVTIAGNGMGDYDFSNLELNFCNYDKIICDPNFIENGRTILKLKFKDAQDYILKNYDKENLLYVVTGSPLFYSAGTIIANKLPKNEVKLINNISSKTYLLEKLFISENDVSVVSIHGRISIDLEEFLKKKYTFVLCDKNSITRLNEALSFFDKNSITTFIGYKLGYKDEIIQEINIFDFDEKRFDLNQAFVLLIKRNFEHKSAICEDIEFETQRGMITKKYKRHLSLQNLDLEPNQLLWDIGAGSGSCGIEAFKRYKVRTFYFEKNETRVEFIKQNLTNHFVCDCKLFIGDAEDYFENLEEKPQRIFLGGGGEKVIEKLPYLYEKLDEKGIMLINAITLTNLSQMINVLNEANIEFETHSISLTTYKDKLNLVEPERQLFQLKVYKK, from the coding sequence ATGGTAACAATAGCTGGAAATGGTATGGGAGATTATGATTTTTCAAACTTAGAATTAAACTTTTGTAATTATGACAAAATCATTTGCGACCCAAATTTTATTGAAAATGGCAGAACTATTTTAAAACTAAAATTCAAAGATGCTCAAGATTATATATTAAAAAACTATGACAAAGAAAACCTTTTATATGTGGTTACAGGTTCGCCACTATTTTATTCAGCAGGAACAATAATCGCTAATAAATTGCCAAAAAATGAAGTTAAATTAATAAACAATATTTCATCAAAAACTTATCTTTTAGAAAAATTATTTATTAGTGAAAATGATGTAAGTGTAGTTTCAATTCATGGAAGAATTTCTATTGATTTGGAAGAGTTTTTAAAGAAAAAATATACTTTTGTACTTTGTGATAAAAACTCAATTACAAGATTAAATGAAGCTTTGAGTTTTTTTGATAAAAACTCAATTACAACTTTCATTGGTTATAAACTTGGATACAAAGATGAAATAATCCAAGAAATAAATATTTTTGATTTTGATGAAAAAAGATTTGATTTAAACCAAGCTTTTGTTTTATTGATAAAAAGAAATTTTGAACATAAAAGTGCCATTTGTGAAGATATTGAATTTGAAACACAAAGGGGAATGATTACAAAAAAATACAAAAGACATTTAAGCTTACAAAACCTTGATTTAGAACCAAACCAACTTCTTTGGGATATTGGTGCTGGAAGTGGAAGTTGTGGGATTGAGGCTTTTAAAAGATACAAAGTAAGAACTTTTTATTTTGAGAAAAACGAAACAAGAGTTGAATTTATCAAACAAAATTTAACAAATCATTTTGTGTGTGATTGCAAACTTTTTATTGGTGATGCTGAGGATTATTTTGAGAACTTAGAAGAAAAACCACAAAGAATTTTCTTAGGTGGTGGTGGAGAAAAAGTTATAGAAAAACTTCCATATTTATATGAAAAGTTAGACGAAAAAGGAATTATGCTAATAAATGCCATTACTTTAACCAACTTAAGCCAAATGATAAATGTTTTAAATGAAGCAAATATAGAGTTTGAAACCCATTCTATTTCTCTTACAACATATAAAGACAAACTAAATTTAGTAGAGCCAGAACGGCAATTATTTCAATTAAAGGTATATAAAAAATGA
- a CDS encoding cobalt-precorrin-4/precorrin-4 C(11)-methyltransferase: MIYFIGAGPGDPDLVTVKAQKILQIADAVLFTGSLVPKEVLSWCKNDAIIEDSQGMKYPEIFDFLLKYKDKIVARVHTGDPSIYSTIAKQIEFLKEQNIEYKVIPGITAAFGAASSLGIEYTIPGVSQTLILSRIEGKTPNPEKLENILACKNSSLAFYLSILLLKKLKNTAYKMGYSKETPCWVVEKATWEDEKIYKGTIDDIEKQVSHISGVALILFGDYLNQKETEESHLYVKPLIKELKESRKNNE, encoded by the coding sequence ATGATTTATTTTATAGGTGCAGGTCCTGGAGATCCTGATTTAGTTACTGTTAAAGCTCAAAAAATATTACAAATCGCAGATGCTGTTTTATTTACAGGTTCACTTGTACCAAAAGAAGTTTTATCTTGGTGCAAAAATGATGCAATTATTGAAGATTCACAAGGAATGAAATATCCTGAAATTTTTGATTTTTTATTAAAATACAAAGATAAAATCGTAGCTCGTGTACATACAGGTGATCCTTCTATTTATTCAACAATTGCAAAACAAATAGAGTTTTTAAAAGAACAAAATATTGAATATAAAGTAATTCCAGGAATTACAGCAGCTTTTGGAGCAGCTTCAAGTTTAGGTATTGAATACACAATTCCAGGAGTTTCTCAAACTCTGATTTTATCAAGAATCGAAGGTAAAACTCCAAATCCTGAAAAACTTGAAAATATTCTTGCTTGTAAAAATTCTTCTTTGGCTTTTTATTTATCAATATTGTTATTGAAAAAATTAAAAAATACAGCCTACAAAATGGGTTATTCAAAAGAGACTCCTTGTTGGGTTGTTGAAAAAGCAACTTGGGAAGATGAAAAAATTTATAAAGGAACAATTGATGATATAGAAAAACAAGTATCTCATATAAGTGGTGTTGCTTTGATTTTATTTGGAGATTATTTAAACCAAAAAGAAACCGAAGAATCACATTTATATGTAAAACCCCTAATTAAAGAATTAAAAGAGAGTAGAAAAAACAATGAATAA
- a CDS encoding cobalt-precorrin 5A hydrolase → MNKLKIAIVTINQPSLTAACNLVPYLYDYQVDVFGKKDLIHNLENLNLYDKIDDIMAPAWEGYDAIICILAIGAVVRKIAPFLKDKSSDPAVIVINLKLDKIVPLLSGHLGGANELSDIIASRIPSCQNFVSTATDQTNTLAFEMFAKKNDLEIHNLKQLALISNSLLNKKEVEVLTYESIFQTIPNKENLKLVKEQSSNLCVNITPFDSPLLTFKPKVFLGIGCNRNTTFQEIKNAVFLFLQKHKLKIEQIQNIASYEAKADEVGLLEFAKEYNFDIKFFHEAEINALQGNFSTSQATKFFGVKGVSEPSSILVSKYKELIIPKEVYENKITIAGAI, encoded by the coding sequence ATGAATAAATTAAAAATAGCAATTGTTACAATAAATCAACCAAGTTTAACAGCTGCTTGTAACTTGGTTCCTTATTTATATGATTATCAGGTTGATGTTTTTGGAAAAAAAGACTTAATACACAATTTAGAAAATTTAAATTTATATGACAAAATCGATGATATTATGGCACCTGCTTGGGAAGGTTATGATGCAATTATTTGTATTTTAGCAATTGGAGCGGTGGTGAGAAAAATAGCGCCATTTTTAAAAGACAAATCAAGCGATCCAGCAGTTATCGTTATAAATCTAAAGCTTGATAAAATCGTTCCACTTTTAAGTGGTCATTTAGGTGGAGCAAATGAATTAAGTGACATTATAGCTTCAAGAATACCTTCTTGCCAAAACTTTGTTTCAACAGCAACTGATCAAACAAATACTTTGGCTTTTGAAATGTTTGCAAAAAAAAATGATTTAGAAATTCACAATTTGAAACAATTAGCTCTTATTTCCAATTCACTTTTAAATAAAAAAGAGGTTGAAGTTCTAACTTATGAGTCGATTTTTCAAACTATTCCAAATAAAGAAAATCTAAAATTAGTAAAAGAACAATCTTCAAATTTATGTGTGAATATAACTCCCTTTGATAGCCCTCTTTTAACTTTTAAACCAAAAGTTTTTTTAGGTATTGGTTGTAATAGAAATACAACTTTTCAAGAGATAAAAAATGCAGTTTTTTTATTTTTACAAAAACATAAATTAAAAATTGAACAAATACAAAATATTGCTTCATATGAAGCAAAAGCAGATGAAGTAGGACTTTTAGAGTTTGCAAAAGAGTACAACTTTGATATTAAATTTTTTCATGAAGCTGAAATAAATGCACTTCAAGGGAATTTTTCTACTTCCCAAGCAACAAAGTTTTTTGGAGTAAAAGGGGTTAGTGAACCATCATCAATTTTGGTTTCAAAATATAAAGAGTTAATAATACCTAAAGAGGTATATGAAAATAAAATTACAATAGCAGGAGCAATATAA
- a CDS encoding precorrin-3B C(17)-methyltransferase, which produces MKRLYIVSTGAGGLGYISPEAINAINESEVIVSYSKYARELGSLIKGKELFTSGMTHEIARCAQAIEYARQGKTTAILSNGDVNVYGMATLIVELMEEKKLWDEIEVISLPGVTSFLAAASKVGAPVSQDFAIISLSDRLTDINLIDKRVKSALDCDFVIGIYNPKSAKRVQPYLNFMAALEGYEDRIAIIASNVGRAEKEEITITSAQDIINQGLNHPQVTMSTLIIICNSNAKLTSNGKVLTPRGYLNKYELDGELKA; this is translated from the coding sequence ATGAAAAGATTATACATAGTATCAACAGGAGCTGGTGGGTTAGGATATATTTCACCAGAAGCAATAAACGCAATAAATGAATCAGAAGTAATAGTATCTTATAGTAAATATGCAAGAGAATTAGGAAGCCTTATAAAAGGTAAAGAGTTATTTACATCAGGAATGACTCATGAAATAGCAAGATGTGCTCAAGCAATCGAATACGCAAGACAAGGCAAAACAACAGCAATTTTATCAAATGGCGATGTAAATGTTTATGGAATGGCAACTTTAATCGTAGAATTAATGGAAGAAAAAAAGTTATGGGATGAAATAGAAGTTATTTCACTTCCAGGTGTTACTTCATTTTTAGCTGCTGCTTCAAAAGTAGGAGCTCCTGTGTCTCAAGATTTTGCAATTATTTCTCTTTCAGATAGATTAACAGATATAAATTTAATTGATAAAAGAGTTAAATCAGCCCTAGATTGCGACTTTGTAATAGGAATTTATAATCCAAAATCAGCAAAAAGAGTTCAACCATATCTAAATTTTATGGCAGCTTTAGAAGGATATGAAGATAGAATTGCAATTATTGCTTCAAATGTGGGAAGAGCAGAAAAAGAAGAGATTACAATAACAAGTGCTCAAGATATAATAAATCAAGGTTTAAATCACCCACAAGTTACAATGTCAACTCTTATAATCATTTGTAACTCAAATGCAAAACTTACTTCAAATGGAAAAGTTTTAACTCCAAGAGGTTATTTGAATAAATATGAATTAGATGGAGAATTAAAAGCCTAA
- a CDS encoding FecCD family ABC transporter permease — protein sequence MKIALYVFAFIIILISPFFGEITLNLSDVLDSTNSANMVFWDLRVSRVLLAFFVGGILSLGGLIFQIIFKNELITPYTLGIASGTTLFTAIAIVFFPMLNISISSIFGSIVTILILYFISKRINKNSVAVSTNSILLIGISLSYFYGSALMLVFYMSNLQENYSIIRFTLGSLDTVGFSNGFIIMIVSAIFYFVVYFNKEKIKLLLICNDTAFLKGLNVNKISLLLLIVVSLSVGISISFVGPIGFIGLVIPHIIKLIYKQSADKLFFPVFFFGGIFLVFSDLISRNLNTDSTLPIGVVTAFIGAPFFVYLLIRRNKKV from the coding sequence ATGAAAATAGCTTTATATGTTTTTGCTTTTATTATTATTCTTATTTCACCATTCTTTGGGGAAATTACACTAAACTTAAGTGATGTTTTGGATTCAACAAATAGTGCAAATATGGTTTTTTGGGATTTAAGAGTTTCTCGAGTTTTATTGGCTTTTTTTGTTGGTGGAATTTTATCATTGGGTGGTTTGATATTTCAAATTATTTTTAAAAATGAACTAATAACTCCTTATACTTTGGGAATTGCAAGTGGAACTACACTTTTTACAGCAATTGCAATAGTATTTTTTCCTATGTTAAATATCTCTATTTCTTCTATTTTCGGCTCAATCGTAACAATATTGATTTTATATTTTATCTCTAAAAGAATAAATAAAAATTCAGTTGCAGTTTCTACAAACTCGATTTTACTTATTGGAATTTCTTTATCATATTTTTATGGTTCAGCTTTGATGTTGGTTTTTTATATGAGTAATTTGCAAGAGAATTATTCAATTATTAGATTTACTCTTGGAAGTTTAGATACAGTTGGGTTTTCTAATGGTTTTATTATCATGATAGTGAGTGCTATTTTTTATTTTGTAGTTTATTTTAATAAAGAAAAAATCAAGCTTTTACTTATTTGTAATGACACAGCTTTTTTAAAAGGTTTAAATGTAAACAAGATTAGTTTACTTCTTTTAATTGTAGTTTCTTTAAGTGTAGGAATTAGTATTAGTTTTGTAGGACCAATTGGCTTTATTGGGCTTGTGATTCCTCATATTATCAAACTTATTTATAAACAAAGTGCTGATAAATTATTTTTTCCTGTATTCTTTTTTGGAGGAATATTTTTAGTGTTTTCAGATTTAATCTCAAGAAATTTAAATACAGATTCAACTTTACCAATTGGAGTTGTAACTGCGTTTATTGGAGCACCATTTTTTGTATATTTGTTGATTAGAAGAAATAAAAAAGTATAA